The Pyrus communis chromosome 2, drPyrComm1.1, whole genome shotgun sequence genome includes a window with the following:
- the LOC137725211 gene encoding cyclase-like protein 2 — MKPILLLLLLSSLSYSVATTAYPSIPGTISIEYAAETDTLIPPRREVYGNGRIFDISHRYSTTMPAFETNDGVGQFLWLPNSMKNGSIANNSEMKLPTHTGTHVDAPGHVFDHYFDAGFDVDTLDLDVLNGPALLVDVPREKNITAEVMKSLHIPKGVRRVLFRTLNTDRRLMFQKEFDSSYVGFMRDGAQWLVENTDIKLVGIDYLSVAAYDDLIPSHLVFLEGREIILVEALKLDDVEPGIYSVHCLPLRLPGAEGSPIRCILIK; from the exons ATGAAGCCAATACTTCTCCTCCTCCTACTCTCCTCCCTCTCCTACTCCGTCGCCACCACAGCCTATCCTTCTATTCCGGGCACCATCTCCATCGAATACGCCGCCGAAACCGACACCCTGATCCCTCCTCGCCGTGAAGTTTACGGTAATGGACGAATCTTCGACATCAGCCACCGGTACAGCACCACCATGCCTGCCTTTGAAACCAACGACGGTGTCGGCCAGTTCCTTTGGCTCCCCAACAGCATGAAGAACGGCTCCATCGCCAACAACTCTGAGATGAAGCTGCCCACTCACACTGGTACCCACGTCGATGCCCCGGGCCACGTCTTCGATCACTACTTCGACGCCGGCTTCGATGTCGATACCCTTGACTTGGATGTGCTTAATG GTCCTGCATTGCTAGTTGACGTTCCGAGGGAGAAGAACATAACCg CTGAGGTTATGAAGTCCTTACATATTCCCAAGGGGGTACGTCGTGTGCTGTTCAGAACATTAAACACAGACAG ACGGCTTATGTTCCAAAAGGAGTTTGACAGCAGCTATGTGGGATTTATGAGGGATGGAGCACAGTGGTTGGTGGAGAACACTGACATTAAACTTGTCg GAATTGATTACTTATCCGTTGCTGCATATGATGATTTGATTCCATCCCACCTTGTTTTTCTAGAAGGCAGG GAAATCATTCTTGTTGAAGCCTTAAAACTGGATGACGTCGAACCAGGAATATATTCTGTCCACTGCTTACCTTTGAGGTTGCCGGGTGCAGAAGGGTCACCGATAAGATGCATTCTTATCAAGTGA